Proteins encoded in a region of the Panicum hallii strain FIL2 chromosome 3, PHallii_v3.1, whole genome shotgun sequence genome:
- the LOC112885975 gene encoding transcription factor bHLH68-like, which translates to MNRGEFQTSLVQQMIWSGTGSSGNTTTTTSNIMSSLKPCHEDQEASPNQLPSLSSPSVLFSQQFPHTSSGQLVHMNGAAGSLPSLHDGGGGQDESHMPESWSQMLLRGLVGDHERYSATAALLSKGLESWGDQAAAGAGASMAALKEEGSGMPHAGYNFYGSHLAGGDHEMPAAGGAKSQLSQMLLASSPRSCITTSLGSNMLDFSNSAPAPELRSHHHHSDNSSECNSTATGSAIKKPRVQASSSAQSTLKVRKERLGDRITALHQIVSPFGKTDTASVLQETIGYIRFLLSQIEALSYPYMGHGNGTSMQNGPMGERNPGLFPEYPGQLLNHNSNTGAQQPAVQQPADEQQGGVNEEAKKDLRSRGLCLVPVSCTSHFGGDNAADYWAPAPLGGILR; encoded by the exons ATGAACAGAGGAGAATTCCAGACCTCCCTGGTCCAGCAGATGATCTGGAGCGGTACAGGAAGTAGCGGCAATACCACCACCACTACCAGCAATATCATGAGCAGCTTGAAGCCCTGCCATGAGGATCAAGAGGCCTCTCCCAACCAGCTGCCCTCCTTGTCTTCTCCATCGGTTCTCTTCTCCCAGCAGTTTCCGCACACCTCTTCGGGACAGCTAGTTCATATGAACGGCGCAGCTGGTTCTCTTCCAAGTCtccacgacggcggcggcggccaggacgAAAGCCACATGCCGGAATCATGGAGCCAGATGCTTCT AAGGGGATTAGTTGGGGATCATGAGCGATACAGCGCCACCGCAGCTCTCCTGTCAAAAGGTCTAGAGAGTTGGGGAGATCAGGCTGCAGCAGGTGCGGGTGCAAGCATGGCTGCTTTGAAGGAGGAGGGCTCCGGCATGCCTCATGCTGGCTACAACTTCTATGGGAGCCACCTTGCTGGTGGCGACCATGAGATGCCGGCGGCGGGAGGGGCCAAGTCCCAGCTGAGCCAGATGCTCCTGGCCTCCTCTCCTAGGTCGTGCATCACCAcaagcctcggcagcaacatgCTCGACTTCTCAAAcagcgcgccggcgccggagctgAGGAGCCACCATCACCATTCTGATAACTCATCCGAG TGCAACAGCACCGCAACAGGTTCAGCCATCAAGAAGCCTAGGGTTCAGGCCTCTTCTTCAGCACAATCTACTCTAAAG GTGAGGAAGGAGAGGCTGGGGGATAGAATAACTGCACTTCACCAGATCGTTTCCCCGTTTGGCAAG ACTGACACCGCGTCTGTACTGCAAGAGACCATTGGCTATATCAGATTCCTCCTGAGTCAAATTGAG GCTCTCAGCTACCCCTACATGGGCCACGGCAACGGGACCTCCATGCAAAAT GGACCAATGGGAGAAAGGAATCCCGGGCTCTTCCCAGAATACCCCGGCCAG TTGCTAAACCATAATAGCAACACTGGAGCACAGCAGCCTGCAGTCCAGCAGCCAGCTGATGAGCAGCAG GGCGGTGTGAATGAGGAGGCCAAGAAGGACTTGAGGAGCCGGGGGCTGTGCCTCGTCCCGGTGTCGTGCACATCGCACTTTGGAGGGGACAACGCCGCCGACTACTGGGCCCCGGCGCCGCTCGGCGGCATCCTCCGCTAG
- the LOC112884551 gene encoding uncharacterized protein LOC112884551, producing the protein MDSGSNMESKAAASGDEAMTSPGPDSAAAAGGAGEEEVAGEEAAASPPAPAAASPRPYYECVFCKRGFTTAQALGGHMNIHRRDRAKPPARDSPTGITSVSRNVECYNKYRHLVSPYPPAQSSSIPVGAGSSFGMYYVSSGAEAAAGARLDAEGGSPSSVSPRELSLFGEANRDQDLHLGLGRQGHIGGGSRTPEGGSERQQSSEPERELDLELRLGRRPRH; encoded by the coding sequence ATGGATAGCGGCAGCAACATGGAATCCAAGGCGGCGGCGTCAGGCGACGAGGCCATGACATCGCCCGGGCCGGactcggcggcggcagcaggcggggCTGGAGAGGAAGAGGTGGCTGGAGAGGAGGCGGCCGCGTCGCCACCGGCTCCAGCTGCTGCCAGCCCGAGGCCGTACTACGAGTGCGTCTTCTGCAAGCGCGGGTTCACCACGGCGCAGGCGCTCGGCGGCCACATGAACATCCACCGCCGGGACCGCGCGAAGCCGCCGGCCCGCGACTCGCCCACCGGCATAACGTCCGTGTCCCGGAACGTCGAGTGCTACAACAAGTACCGCCACTTGGTATCGCCGTATCCTCCGGCACAGTCGAGTTCGATTCCGGTCGGTGCCGGCAGCAGCTTCGGCATGTACTACGTGAGCTCCGGCGCtgaggcggcggccggagctagGCTGGACGCCGAGGGCGGGAGCCCTAGCAGCGTGAGCCCCAGGGAGCTTAGCCTGTTCGGTGAGGCCAATCGTGATCAAGACTTGCACCTGGGCCTCGGCCGCCAGGGGCACATCGGCGGCGGATCGCGCACGCCGGAGGGCGGGTCGGAGCGGCAGCAGTCCAGCGAGCCGGAGAGGGAGCTGGACCTGGAGCTCAGGCTTGGGCGTCGTCCCAGGCATTGA